Below is a window of Clostridiales bacterium DNA.
ACATCCTGAGCCATCCGGAACTGCAGGTGGAAGACCCGGAATTCGACGCGTGGAGCGACCGGGTGATAGAAGCCCTGGAGGCGGCAAAAGCCCGGATCTGACGGTACGGACGGGCTCCGGGGCGAAATAATGTACAAACGTTGGATTTCCATTGACACCGCACGGGCGGGAGGGTAAAATACGATAGCAAAGGCAGGACGTCTTTGCCGGAACCGGTGAAGGCGTCTTTCTTTATGGAAATCGGGAGGAGTAGAAAGCAAATGGCTTGTACCGCGATTGTCGGAATCAACTGGGGCGACGAAGGCAAAGGCCGCATGGTGGACCTGCTGACGGAGGAGTATGATGTTGTCGTGCGCTTCCAGGGTGGCGGAAACGCCGGGCATACCGTAATCAACGAGTTCGGAAAGTTCGCGCTGCACCTGCTGCCGTCCGGCGTTTTCCGCAAGGGCGTCATGAACATCCTGGGCAACGGCGTGGCCGTGGACCCCGAAAACCTGCTGGCTGAGATCGGCCAGCTGGCGGAGAAGGGCGTGAAGGTGACCCCGGAAAACCTGATGATCAGTGACCGGGCATCGCTGCTGCTGCCGTGGCACCGGAAGCTGGACGAGCTGGAAGAGCTGCGCCTGAAGGACAAGAAGTTCGGTTCCACCAAGCAGGGAATCGCGCCGTTCTACTCCGATAAATACCAGAAAAAGACCGTGCTGGCGGGCGAGCTGTTCTATCCGGAAAAGCTGAAGGCCCACCTGCGCGACCTGCTGGAGTGGAAGAACCTGACGCTGACCGGCGTGTACGGCGCCGAGCCGGTGACCGAGGAAGAGATCGGGGCCTGGGTGGAAAGCTGCTGCAAGCCCCTGGTTCCCTATATTGCCGACACGCAGGAATACCTGTGGGACGCGCAGCAGGACGGAAAACGCATCCTGTTTGAGGCGCAGCTGGGCTCCCTGCGCGACCTGGACTACGGCATCCATCCCTACACGACGTCCTCCAACACGCTGGCGAGCTACGCGCCGGTCGGATCCGGCCTGCCCGCAGCAAAGCTGGAAAAGGTGGTCGGCGTGGTGAAGGCCTATTCCACCTGCGTGGGCGAAGGTCCGTTCGTCTGTGAAATGTTCGGCGAGGAAGCCGAGGCGCTGCGCCAGGCGGGCAATGAATACGGCGCCAAGACCGGCCGTCCGCGCCGGGTGGGCCCGATCGACCTGGTGGCCACACGCTACGGCGTGCGGGTGCAAGGCGCGACGGAACTGGCCCTGACCAAGCTGGACGTGCTGAGCGGCATGGACGAGATTCCCGTGTGCGTGCGGTACGAACTGGACGGCAAAGAGACCGACAAGTTCCCCTTCCCGGCGGTGCTAGGCGACTGCAAGCCCGTGATCACCAAGGTGAAGGGCTGGAAGCAGGATATCAGCGGCTGCCGGACCTGGGATGAGCTGCCGGAAGAGACCAAGGCCTATGTGAACATGGTGGAGAAGGCGATCGGCCGGCCGTTTGTGTACATTTCCGTCGGCCCGGAACGCGACAGCATTATCCGCAGAACCGGAAGCGAGGGATAAGAGATGACAGACCGTTACGAAACACCGCTGGGATCCCGCTATGCGTCCAATGAGATGCTGGCGCTGTTTTCCCAGGATACCCGATACCAGACCTGGCGGAAGCTGTGGGTCGCGCTGGCCCGCGCCGAGATGGAGCTGGGCCTGCCGGTGACGGCGGAACAGGTGGCTGAGCTGGAAGCGCATATCACGGACATCGACTACGAGGTGGTCCGCGTGCGCGAGAAGGAAGTCCGCCACGACGTGATGGCGCACGTGTATGCCTACGGCAAGGTGGCGCCAGGCGCGGCGGGAATTATCCACCTGGGCGCGACAAGCTGCTATGTGACGGACAACGCCGACCTGGTGATCTACCGCGACGCGCTGAAGCTGATCCGCAAGGGTCTGCTGGGCGTGATGAAGAACCTGTGCGATTTCGCCGAAAAAACCAAGGCAATCCCGACCCTGGGCTACACCCATTACCAGCCGGCGCAGCCGGTGACCGTGGGCAAGCGGGCGTCCCTGTGGCTGCAGGATTTCATGACCGACCTGGAAGAGATCGATTTCGTGATTGACCACCTGCCGTTCCTCGGCTGCCGCGGAACCACCGGCACCGAAGCCAGCTTTATGGAGCTGTTTGAGGGCGACACCGCGAAGATCGACGAGATGAACCGCAAAATCGCGGCGGAATTCGGATTTGAGAAGCGGTTTGACGTTTCCGGGCAGACCTATCCCCGGAAGGCGGACAGCCGCATCCTGAACGTGCTGAGCGCGATTGGCCAGAGCTGCTACCGCATGGCGAACGACATGCGCCTGCTGCAGCATGACCGGCAGCTCGAAGAACCCTTCGAGAGCACCCAGATCGGGTCCTCCGCGATGGCGTACAAGCGGAACCCCATGCGCAGCGAGCGCGTGTGCTCCCTGAGCCGCTACCTGATGACCCTGCCGCAGAACGCGGCGATGACGGCCTCCACCCAGTGGATGGAGCGCACCCTGGACGACTCCGCCAACCGGCGGATCTCCCTGCCGGAAGGTTTCCTGTGCGCCGACGCTGTGCTGCGCCTGGTGCGGAACATCTCCGACGGCATCCGGGTGAACGAAAAGATTATCGAAGCGACGCTGCGGGAGTATATGCCCTTTATCGCCACGGAGAACCTGCTGATGGAAGCGGTGAAGCGCGGCGGAAACCGGCAGGAGCTGCATGAAGTGATCCGCGAGAGCTCCATGGCTGCGACCGAGCGGATGAAGAACGGCGAAAGCTGCGACCTGCTGGAGCGGCTGGCGGCCGTACCGGCCTTCGGAATGACGGCGGACGAAATGCGCGAGGTGCTGGACCCGAAGAAATACACCGGCCGCTGCGCGGAGCAGACCGAGGCGCTGGTACAAAAAATCCGCCCGATGCTGGAAGAAGCACCGGCGGATGAAGTGAGCATTGAGGTGTAAGCAGATCGGAAGCCGTGTCAGACAATGCGCAGGCGCTTGTCCTTCAGGGCACCCTCTTTACCGAGGGCGATGAGGCGGGTGTACCGCTCCACGGCATTCTCCAGGATTTTATCCCAGGGCACGGGAATGGTTTCCCGTGCCTTTTCTCCTGCCTTCGCGAGGAGATCCGGCTGCGACAGGGCGCCGGTGAGCACGCGGGCAAGGTCCTTCGGGTCGTTCTCGCAGAGGAAACCGTTTTCCCCGTCCCGGATGTATTCTGCCGCGGTGCTGCCGCGGACCATGACCGACGGCGTGCCCATGACGGCCGCTTCCCGCACCACCATGGAGGTGGTGTCGTAGAGGGAGGGGAAGGCAAAGACCGAAGCCCGGGCGTACAGCGCGTCGAGCAGGGACGTATCGGAAATGTGGCCGAGCATCTGGGAGCGGTCCTGGATGTTGAGCTCGTGGATCTTGCGGTCGATATTGTTCATATCCACGCCCTGGCCGGCCAGCAGCAGGCGGAAGTTCGTGCCGGCCTGTTTCATTTCGGCGCAGGCTTCCAGGATGGTGAGGATGTTCTTTTTCCAGTCCATCTGGCCGACGAAGAGGATCACAGGATCATCGCCGAGGTTCCAGCGGCGGGAGACGCCCTCCACATCCGCGGGGGAAACGGTGCGCATGGTGGCGCCGTTGGGCATGACGATGACGTCGCCCTCATAGCCGTAATCCTTCAGCACGTCCGCCGCGTTTTTTCCGACGGCCCAGACCTCGTCGCAACGGTTATAGAAATTGACGACAAACTTGGTGCCCATCCGGGCGATGGACTCCGACTTGGTCGCCTTGAGGAAATCATCGTAGTACTTGGAGTGGAAGGTGGCCACGAGGGGCAGCTTCCGCAGGGTGGCGATGCGCAGCGCCTCCGACCCGGCGGTGAAGGGGCTGTGGGCGTGGATCAGGTCCAGCTGGATCATGCGTATGCGGCGGCGGTAGTGCGGATCCCAGACGGCTTCGCCGATCTGGTACTGCTTCATGCCGGGCAGGCCCGCGCCCATAAAATCGACCAGCTCAAAGGGGAAACCGCCCTGGAAGCCGGTATCGTACATCGGGGCGACCACGGTAACCTGGTGCCCCATTTTGCACAGCGTATCCGCATAGGCATAGACAACACGGCCCACCCCGTCGACAATGGGGAGGAACGTATCTGTAAACTGCCCGAGTCTCAGCATTTCAGTTTCACCTTCCGAGGGTCATTATCTCATAATTGCGGATAAAATGCAAACACGTACGCAACAATAGACGAAATGATTGAAATCAACAGTAAAAAGTGATATGCTGACGGTACGAAGGGAGAGAAGAATATGATGAAGCGGATGCTGTCTTTGCTGACCGCCCTGCTGATGCTGCTGGCGGTAATTCCCGTTTCCGCGGGCGCGGAAGAGTATACCCTCCCGATGGAGGAAGGCAAAAACCAGATTATTTTCTATTGGGACGCGGAGGACGCGAACCTGGACAACTGCGACATGTGGATCTGGTTCCCGAACGCCGACGGGCGCGGGTACCTGTTCCATCCGTGTGAATACGGCGCAAAGGTCGTGCTGAATGTTCCGGCGGACGTCGACAAGGTCGGGTTCATCGTGCGCCGCGACTGCTCCGAACCCGGCGGCACCAGCTGGGGATCCGCCGTCAAGGATTATGACGGCGACCGGTTTGCCAATATCACCGGGGAAGTGACGGAGGTTTACCTGAAGTCGGCGGACGGCCACCAGTACCTGAGCCGCGACGGCGGGAAGACCCTGTACGAGGAACTGACATTCACGCTGGCCGCCATCTCGGGAATGAATGAAATCCAGTATTTCATCAACCCGGCGGCGCGCCTCGAGTCCATGGACCAGGTCCGCGTGACCGAAGGGGACAGGAAGCTGGAGGTGACCGGTTTGTCCAGCCTGAACAACAGCGTGGTGACCGGCAAGATCACCCTGGGCGAGGAACTGGACCTTTCGAAGATCTACACGGTGGAGATCGAGGGCTACGGCGCGAAGGACGCCGTACCGACGAAGGTGTTTGACTCCCCGGCATTCAAGGAACGCTATACCTATGAAGGTGACGACCTTGGCGCGGTGCTGACTGAGACGGGCACCCGGTTCAAGGTATGGGCGCCGACCGCGAACCGCGTACGGCTGAAGCTGTACGAAGCCGGCAACGGCGGGGACGCGTTTGACACGATCGAAATGGAACGCGGGGAGCAGGGCGTGTGGAGCGCGGAAACCGCCACCGGCGCCGGCACTTACTACACCTACCTGGTGAACACCTCCGCGGGCGAACAGGAAGCGGTGGACCCGTATGCCCGGGCCGTTGGCGTGAACGGCGACCGCGGCATGGTGGCCGACCTGGACGCGACCGACCCGGAGGGCTTCGCGGAAGACCGGTACTACGACGGGATCAATGCCTACAACGAAGCGGTGATCTGGGAAGTGCACGTACGCGACTTCTCCAACAAGCTGGCTTCCTCGCAGTATCCCGGCAAGTATCTCGCGTTTACCGAGAAGGGGCTGAAAAACAGCAGCGGCGAAGCGGCCGGCATCGACTACCTGGCGGACCTGGGCGTGACCCATGTGCACCTGCAGCCGGTTTACGACTTCGCGACGGTGGATGAATCCAAAGAAGGCACCGGGTTCAACTGGGGCTATGACCCGAAGAACTACAACGCGCCGGAAGGCAGCTACTCCACCGACCCGTTCCACGGCGAAGTGCGGATCAGGGAGTTCAAGCAGATGGTGCAGGCCCTGCACGAAAACGGAATGGGCGTCGTGATGGACGTGGTGTACAACCACACCTATTCCGCCGATTCCTGCCTGAACCGGATCGTACCGTACTACTATTACCGGTACGACGGAATGGGCAAGCTTTCCAACGGCTCCGGATGCGGCAACGAAACGGCGTCCGAACGGCCGATGATGCGCAAGTATATCGTGGACTCCGTGCGCTACTGGGCGGAGGAGTACCACGTGGACGGCTTCCGGTTTGACCTGATGGCGCTGCATGATACCGACACGATGCAGGCGGTGGAACAGGCGGTGCACGCGGTGAACCCGAAGGCGATCATCTACGGTGAAGGCTGGACCGGCGGTACCACGCCGCTGATGGAGCCCCTGCGCGCAAGCCAGGCGAACATCCGGAAGGTGACGGCGTCCGAGGGCGCGATCGGCGCGGTGTCCGTGTTCAACGACAGCATCCGCGACGGCCTGAAGGGCAGCGTGTTTGACGCGAAGGAAAAGGGCTATGTGAGCGGCAACGTGTCCAAGGGCAATGCCGAGAACGTGATCTTCGGCCTGACCGGCGGCATCAAGAGCAAGGCGGTTTCCTGGCACGTGAAGGACAACGGCGTGATCAACTACATGTCCTGCCACGACAACCACACGCTGTTTGACCGGCTGCTTTCCTCCAACCCGGACGACAGCCTGGAAGCCCGGCTGCGGATGAACCGCTTCGGCATCTCCATCATCATGATCGGGAAGGGCACCCCGTTCTTCCTGGCCGGCGAGGAGTTGCTGCGCACCAAGAACGGCGACTCGAACAGCTACAACTCCGGCGATGAGGTGAACAATATCCGCTGGGACGAGCTGGCCGCGGGCAGCGACACGATGGCGATGCGCGACTTCTACCGCAGCCTGATCGCGATGCGGAAGGCAAACCCGTTCCTGACGAAGGCGGAGCTCACCTGCACCGTGGGACGCGAGAACGCAATTGAAGCAGTGTACACCGAAGGCGAAAAGACCGTGGCCTACGCGCTGGTCAATCCGTCCGGATCGACCTTCACGCAGACGCTGCCGGAAGGAAACTGGACCGTGCTGATGCAAAATGAAACGGTTTCCCCGGAAGGCGGGGAAACCGTGAGCGGCACTGTCCAGGTGGAAGGACGGAGCGTCCTGCTGGTAAAGGCCGAGTAATCAGTTGGCGTCGTAAATCGTGATCCGGGTCCCGTCCGGACCGGTGAGGAAGAATCCCCGCCGGCGGGAGCACGGATCCTCAAAATCAGGAGAACATTCAATCCCGTTCGTCTGCAGCCTTTCGCGGACGGACGGGATTTTTGCCGCGTAGAAGGAAAGCTCCTGGCCTTCCGGAACCGGGCGGGAAGGATCAAAGCGGAACTCCGCCTGGCAGCGGCCGAGCTGCAGGAGGATCACCTGCGTGCCGGCTTCCTTGTCCCGCAGGCGGGCGATCAAGCGGAAGCCCAGGCGCCCGGTGTAGAATTCCATGACTTTGTCCGGCTCCGCGGTGTACAGCACGGTGCGGGATACGGCAATGCCCCGGCGGAAGGAATAGAGCGTTTTCCGGAGGGCCTGGCGCCGCCAGGCCTGGTAGCCGTGCAGGGAGTCCTTCCAGGCCGGATGGGTGAGCATATACGCAAAGGAGATGTACAGGAATTCCCCGATGATGCCGCCGATGGTGTTGGCGATGATGTCATCCAGGTCATACAGGCCGCGCCGGCTCATCAGCTGGATGTTTTCCACCAGGAAGGACAGCAGGAAGCAGACCAGCGCCGGGCGCATCCGCACGCGCTGGCGGCACCAGCGGAACACATAGGGCAGCAGGTAGCCGAGGGGAATAAAGACCACGATGTTGAGGTAGAACTGGATTATGTCCTCCGGGCGGACCAGGCGGACATTGCGGAAGGCTTCCGTAAAGCCGTCCGAGAAGATCCGGCGGATGACATCGCTGAAGCCGTGGTCCGTGGTGAACGCGTCCCGCAGGTCCTGCAGGGGGGCAACGTGCACGGAGTAATGGGTCATGGCGGTGCGGGAGAAGAAGACCAGGTAGGCGAACACCACCATGTAAACGGCAAGTCCCAGGGTGAGGATGCGCTGGCGGATGCGCAGCAGGCGGTCCGCGTCCGGGTTGCTGCTGAGCCCGCCGTGCAGGTTCAGCCCGAGGCGGGAGGAGATTTTCCGGTCCAGCCAGGGGAGCATGAGCACCATCACGGCGACCATGGCGGTGACGCAGATGACGGTGGTGAGGTTGTTGATGTCATTCGCGCTCAAACCCGTCCACCTCCCGGAAGTTTCTCCGCGCTTTGCGGCGGGAGCAGGGAAGGAATCCGCAGGTTGCGCGGATCGTCCGCCGGCAGGCCGCTGAGGTAGGAGCGGCTGCCGATGATCCCGGCCAGTTCTTCCCGCGTAATGCCTTCGTGGTACACATAGCGGTATGCCGCGCCGATCATCTCCAGCGCCTTTTCCAGCGCCTGCTTCCGCAGGTCAGCAAAGGAAGCCGTGGAGACGATTGATTCATCGTGGCTGTGGTGCCACTGCGCGTGGGATTCGTTTTCCACGTCCGCATCGTTGAAGTGGGACAGGGTGTAGGTGAGGGATTTCAGGCGCGCGTTCCCGCTCAGACGTGCGAGGCGGGTGAACCACCCGTTCGGATTTTCGATGACCCGGTAGGTGAGCCGGAAGCGCTTCCAGGCCGCATTGAGGCCTTTCCAGCAGTTTTTCCAGCCGTAGACCTCCCGGAAGACTGCGTCGATATCGGGACGGACGGATTCCGGCAGGCGGCAGTGTGGAAGGAACGACGAGGTGACCGGATGGCGTCCGTTCCAGCGCGAGGTACGGAGCAGCTCCCGGTAATCCAGGCTGTGCTCAAAGCTCATATGGCCGCGGGGCAGTTTGGTTTCCCACTCCGTTTTGTAAACGACATAGGGATGGGCGGCGGCATCCAGCGCGTAATGGCAGAGGAAACCGGCCAGGTAGGAAAACAGCGCGTCCGGGGACGGCAGGGAGGCAGCCCGGTCTGCCAGCGCCATGAGGAAAGTGCCGGGACGCGTGGTATGCATCCGGCGGCCGCGGCCTTCCCGCCGCTTCCAGGGCTGGTACATGAACCAGACATCCGGCCCGAAAAGCGCGAACGTCCAGGGGGCATCCTCCAGCACGGAACGGACCGCATCCGGCAGCGCCTGCCGGACCTCCCGGCCGAATTCCGCGTGAATAACCACGTCCGGCATGGATGATTCCTCCCGTTTCATTCGTCTGATATACAGTGAGTATATCATCTTTCGCGGGGTGCAACAAGACAGGGCGGGCGGAATGTGATATAATCAAATAAATGGAGGATTCGGCCATCGGGCCGGGAAGGAGACAACGATGAAGCGGATTCGGAGAGCCGCGGCATTCGCGGCGGCACTGCTGCTCCTCTTTACGGGAGCGGCTGCGGAGGGTACGGAGCCGGCGGCGCCGGCGGCGCAGGCACAGGCGGCCGGCGGGAACCTGCGGAAGGGCTCCAAGGGCGACGAGGTGACGCGGCTGCAGGAACGCCTGCAGGAGCTGGGTTACCTGGACAGCAAACCGGACGGGATTTTCGGCAATGACACCGTGAGCGCGGTGAAGGCGTTCCAGCGCCGGAACGGACTGTCGGCAGACGGCCAGGCCGGCCCGCTGACGCAGGAACGGCTGTACGCGGAGGACGCGGTGGCCGCGCCGGAGATTGTCCTGACCGATACGCTGGAAGGGGAACTGCCGATGCTGGTGAACAAGAAGCATATGGTGGAAGAATACTTCCAGCCGGCAGACCTGGTGCTGCTGACGGAGGTCCTGGACAGCAAGCTGTGCAAGGTCAAGTACAAGGATACCCAGCTGGTCCGTGAAGCGGCCGAAGCCCTTGAGAAAATGCTGGAGGCCGCCAAAGAGGACGGCGTGAAGAAATGGCAGGTCAGCGCCGGATACCGCACCTGGGAAGAACAGAATGGCATGCTGAACACCAAGACCGAGAGCTACCTGAAAAAGCATAAGGACTGGAGCCGCCGGAATGCCCGGAACGCGGCGCTGAAAACCGTGGCGGAGCCCGGGGCCAGCGAGCATCACCTGGGGCTGGCGGTGGACATCAACGTGCCCGGCACCAGCGCGTTCAAAGGGACCAAACAGCAGAAATGGCTGCACAAGCACTGCTGGGAATACGGCTTCATTGTCCGCTACACAGCCGACAAGGAAAAGATTACCGGGTTTGCCGCGGAGGAGTGGCACATCCGGTACGTGGGTGTCGAGCACGCCCAGAAGATCAGAGAACTGGGGCTGTGCCTCGAGGAATACATCGAGTGGATGGAGTCCGGCTATATCCAGAGTGATGAAACTGAAATTACGGAAATCGTGCTGGATGACGAAGAAACAGCCGGAGAAAAGGCATCATGATGAAAAAACGGAAACCCGCCCTGTGGATTGCGTGCGGGCTGGCTGCCCTGGCACTGGTCACGGGCGGGATCCTTCTGCTGACCCGCGGAAACGGCGGGGAAGCGCATGAAGGCGGGATCCGGCTGCTGCTGGACGGCGCGGAGATGACGGAAACGGTCCGGGATCCGGAGGGCGGAGACGGCCTGCGGGTGATTGTGACCGTGGACGGAAATGAGGCAGCGAACCTGCCCTTCGGCATGGAGCACACGCTGCAGGTGATCCAGGACAGCGGAAGGAACACGGTGCGGATTACAAAGGACGCCGTGTACATGGAAGAAGCGGACTGCCACGGGCAGGACTGCGTGAAAATGGAACCGGTCACGAGAGACAACCTGGAGATGCGGGTGATGGGCGGATTTATCATCTGCCTGCCGCACCGGGTGTCGGTGGAGGTTCGGGGCAAGTAAAAGGCAAAGATCCGAGAGGCACAGACATGAGAAAATACCTGAGAACCCATAAGCGGGAAATCCTGATGGCATACGCGCAGATCTTCATCGGCAGCGTGATCGGGGCGGCGGCATATCCCACATTCCTGATTCCGAACAACATCGCCCCGGGCGGGCTGACCGGCGTGGCCACGATCCTGAATTACCTGGCCGGATGGCCGGTCGGTATCACGGCCCTGGTGCTGAACATCCCGCTGTTCCTGATCGGATACCGGACGATGGGCAAGGTGTTCGCCTTCCGGAGCCTGGTGGCAACGGCGCTGTTCACCATCCTGATCGATATCCTGCCCCTGAAGCCCGTGAGCGAGGATCCGCTGCTCGGAACGCTGTTCGGCGGCGTGGTGCTGGGCATCGGGCTCGGCCTGATCCTGCGCGGCGGCGCGACGACGGGCGGATCGGACATGATTGCCCGGATGGTGCACCGGCGGTTCAGCTTCATTACGGTGGGCATGTTCCTGTTTGCGCTGGACTTCCTGGTCGTGCTGGCGGCCGCGATTTTCATCGGCGGAACCCAGGCGCTCTACGCGATGATCGACATTTACGTATGCAGCCGCGTGATCGACGCGGTGATGGTCGGCTTCGGCGGCAACAAGGCCTGCTTTGTGATGACCGATGCATGGCAGAAAGTAACAGGCCGCGTCCTGAATGAAATCGAACGCGGTTGTACACTGCTGGAAGCCAAGGGTGCCTATTCCGGCACAAGCCGGCCGGTGGTGATGTGCGTGATGTCCCGGCAGGAAATGACTGCCCTCAAGCGCATCGTGCAGGAGGAGGACGAGAAGGCCTTCATGTTCATCACAGACGCGCACGAGGCGCTGGGAGAAGGCTTCTCCCGGCTGGACGGAAAGGACTGATCAGCCGGATACCCGCCGGCGCTCATTGCGGCGGATGCGGTTGATGTGGCGTTCAAAATCCCCGCTGTTGATGAGTTCCGCGAGCACATACTGCTCGAAGGCGGGCACGGAACAGGAGTAGAAACCGAGCCTTTGGGTGAACTCCGGAACCAGGCGGAGCGGAAGCACCATGTAGCCCACACGGACGGAGGGCGAAACGGTGCGCGTAAACGTATTGAGGTAAATGACATTCTGCGACGGGGCGGCGGCAAACACGGTTTCCTCCACCTTGCGGAGGAGGGAGAACTCGGATTCGTAATCGTCCTCGACGATGTACCGGTCCGGGCCGGAGGCCCAGCGCAGGTATTCCCGCCGCTTGGAGGCGGAGGCGGTGACGCCGCTGGGGAAGCTGCGGAACGGCGTGATATGCAGGACGGATGCCTGCGTGGACGCCAGCGCTTCCGACCGGATCCCGTCACTGCCCAGCGGCAGGAGATCACAGGCAACCCCTTTCGAGCGGTAAATCCGCTCGATTTTTTCGTAGGAAGGGGATTCGATGCCGTACAGCCGGCCGCTGCCGAGCAGCTCCACCACCAGGCCGTAGAGGTATTCCGCACCGGAACCGATGACGATCTGTTCCGGGGATACCCGGATGCCCCGGTTCCGCGCCAGGTAGCGGCTGACCGCGTCGCGCAGCTCCAGGCAGCCGGTGTTCGGCGGCTTCACCAGGATGGCTTCCCCGTAATCCGAAAGAACGCGGCGCATGACCCGGGCCAGGGCCGGGAACGGGAAGGAATCATGGCTGCCGGTTTCGGAAGGCGGAAGGGCACGGAATGCCGGGCGGACGGGCAGGGAGAAGCCGTCCGACTCCCGGTAGATGACATAATAGCCGCTCTTCGGCCGGGATTCGGCATATCCCTCCTCGCACAGCAGCTCATAGCAGTGGTCCACGGTGACCGGGCTGATGCCCCGGTCCTGGGCGAGGGAACGGCGGGAGGGAAGCCGGCTGCCGCAGGCGCGGGTGCCGGACAGGATCTCCTCCCGCAGGGTCTCATACAGCGCCAGGTAGGCGGGTTTTCTCTTCTCTTCCATCTGGTATTATAAAAAACTCCTTTTCTGGTACTTTTCATATAGCCAAGCAGAGTCTATACTACACGGCAAGCAAAGTCAAGGAGTTGGTTGGAGATGTCGAAGTCCAAGGTTCAGCTGATCAGGATTGTTTTCGGGGCCGTGCTGGCGGCCATGGTTTTTGTCGTGACGATGTTCCGGTTCCCGCTGCTGGGATCCAAGGTGCATTTTGCCAACGCGGTGTGCCTGCTGAGCGGCCTGCTGCTGGGACCGGTGTGGGGCGGATTTGCCGCCGGCATGGGATCCATGCTGTATGACCTGTTCCTGTACAACGAGGGAATTATCAACCTGCTGATTACCTTCGTGTCCAAGTTCGCAATGGCCTGGGTGACCGCGATGCTGTTCCGGGCATTCGGCGAAAAGCGCCGCAAGCCGGTGAACCTGGTGATCGTGTGCGCGGCCGGCGCGCTGACCTATGTGGCACTGTACATGGTGAAATCGGCCATCTACGGCGCGATCGCGGGCAATGCCTGGGCGGCGGTGGCCAGCAAGTTCCCGGCGTCCATCATCAACGCGGCGGTGGCGACCATCGCGGCACCGATCTTCTACGGTGCGGTCCTGCCGGCCCTGAAGAGCGCCGGAATCCTGCAGGAACTGGAAGCCGCAAAAGGGTAAAAAACAGACAGCAAAATTGTCTTGACATCTTTGCGTTTCGGGATTAAGATACTCCCCGAGCTAGGGGAGCGAAACGCTGAGATTGTAAGTAATTACAGACCCTCATTACCTGATCCGGTTAATGCCGGCGTAGGGAAGCGAGTTTTAACAGCTGTGCAATTCTGACATGACAGAACTCCCCCGTGGAGTTCTGTTTTTTTGCGTTTTCCGCCCCGGGCACCCCGGGAAAAAAGAAAGGAGAAAAGAAAAATGGAATCCAGTGTTGCCATCCAGGTTTTGCCGAAGGTACAGGATACAAAGGAAGTGTGCCGGATCGTGGACGAGGTGATCGCCTACATTGCGGGCACGGGGTACAACTATTTTGTGGGGCCGTTTGAAACCACGATTGAGGGGCCGTACGATGCGCTGATGGACATCGTGAAGGAATGCCAGCATGTGGCCGTCCGGGCCGGCGCGCCGGGCGTTTCCGCGTACATCAAGGTGGC
It encodes the following:
- the pulA gene encoding type I pullulanase, with the protein product MMKRMLSLLTALLMLLAVIPVSAGAEEYTLPMEEGKNQIIFYWDAEDANLDNCDMWIWFPNADGRGYLFHPCEYGAKVVLNVPADVDKVGFIVRRDCSEPGGTSWGSAVKDYDGDRFANITGEVTEVYLKSADGHQYLSRDGGKTLYEELTFTLAAISGMNEIQYFINPAARLESMDQVRVTEGDRKLEVTGLSSLNNSVVTGKITLGEELDLSKIYTVEIEGYGAKDAVPTKVFDSPAFKERYTYEGDDLGAVLTETGTRFKVWAPTANRVRLKLYEAGNGGDAFDTIEMERGEQGVWSAETATGAGTYYTYLVNTSAGEQEAVDPYARAVGVNGDRGMVADLDATDPEGFAEDRYYDGINAYNEAVIWEVHVRDFSNKLASSQYPGKYLAFTEKGLKNSSGEAAGIDYLADLGVTHVHLQPVYDFATVDESKEGTGFNWGYDPKNYNAPEGSYSTDPFHGEVRIREFKQMVQALHENGMGVVMDVVYNHTYSADSCLNRIVPYYYYRYDGMGKLSNGSGCGNETASERPMMRKYIVDSVRYWAEEYHVDGFRFDLMALHDTDTMQAVEQAVHAVNPKAIIYGEGWTGGTTPLMEPLRASQANIRKVTASEGAIGAVSVFNDSIRDGLKGSVFDAKEKGYVSGNVSKGNAENVIFGLTGGIKSKAVSWHVKDNGVINYMSCHDNHTLFDRLLSSNPDDSLEARLRMNRFGISIIMIGKGTPFFLAGEELLRTKNGDSNSYNSGDEVNNIRWDELAAGSDTMAMRDFYRSLIAMRKANPFLTKAELTCTVGRENAIEAVYTEGEKTVAYALVNPSGSTFTQTLPEGNWTVLMQNETVSPEGGETVSGTVQVEGRSVLLVKAE
- a CDS encoding adenylosuccinate lyase translates to MTDRYETPLGSRYASNEMLALFSQDTRYQTWRKLWVALARAEMELGLPVTAEQVAELEAHITDIDYEVVRVREKEVRHDVMAHVYAYGKVAPGAAGIIHLGATSCYVTDNADLVIYRDALKLIRKGLLGVMKNLCDFAEKTKAIPTLGYTHYQPAQPVTVGKRASLWLQDFMTDLEEIDFVIDHLPFLGCRGTTGTEASFMELFEGDTAKIDEMNRKIAAEFGFEKRFDVSGQTYPRKADSRILNVLSAIGQSCYRMANDMRLLQHDRQLEEPFESTQIGSSAMAYKRNPMRSERVCSLSRYLMTLPQNAAMTASTQWMERTLDDSANRRISLPEGFLCADAVLRLVRNISDGIRVNEKIIEATLREYMPFIATENLLMEAVKRGGNRQELHEVIRESSMAATERMKNGESCDLLERLAAVPAFGMTADEMREVLDPKKYTGRCAEQTEALVQKIRPMLEEAPADEVSIEV
- a CDS encoding adenylosuccinate synthase → MACTAIVGINWGDEGKGRMVDLLTEEYDVVVRFQGGGNAGHTVINEFGKFALHLLPSGVFRKGVMNILGNGVAVDPENLLAEIGQLAEKGVKVTPENLMISDRASLLLPWHRKLDELEELRLKDKKFGSTKQGIAPFYSDKYQKKTVLAGELFYPEKLKAHLRDLLEWKNLTLTGVYGAEPVTEEEIGAWVESCCKPLVPYIADTQEYLWDAQQDGKRILFEAQLGSLRDLDYGIHPYTTSSNTLASYAPVGSGLPAAKLEKVVGVVKAYSTCVGEGPFVCEMFGEEAEALRQAGNEYGAKTGRPRRVGPIDLVATRYGVRVQGATELALTKLDVLSGMDEIPVCVRYELDGKETDKFPFPAVLGDCKPVITKVKGWKQDISGCRTWDELPEETKAYVNMVEKAIGRPFVYISVGPERDSIIRRTGSEG
- a CDS encoding glycosyltransferase, translating into MLRLGQFTDTFLPIVDGVGRVVYAYADTLCKMGHQVTVVAPMYDTGFQGGFPFELVDFMGAGLPGMKQYQIGEAVWDPHYRRRIRMIQLDLIHAHSPFTAGSEALRIATLRKLPLVATFHSKYYDDFLKATKSESIARMGTKFVVNFYNRCDEVWAVGKNAADVLKDYGYEGDVIVMPNGATMRTVSPADVEGVSRRWNLGDDPVILFVGQMDWKKNILTILEACAEMKQAGTNFRLLLAGQGVDMNNIDRKIHELNIQDRSQMLGHISDTSLLDALYARASVFAFPSLYDTTSMVVREAAVMGTPSVMVRGSTAAEYIRDGENGFLCENDPKDLARVLTGALSQPDLLAKAGEKARETIPVPWDKILENAVERYTRLIALGKEGALKDKRLRIV